The Aquipuribacter hungaricus genomic interval CGCGGCCACGGCGACCGGCTCGCGCCGGGCGGGCGCGGGGGTGCCGCCGAGCGAGCCGCGGGAGCGGGTCACGGTCTGGCCGGGCAGGGGCGGGACGGGGAAGCCGTGGGCGAACGGGTCGACCTCGCCTGCCGGCGGGGTGGAGTCCTGGACGACCTTGCCGCCGAGGAACCACACCACGACGACCAGGGGCAGGCCCACGGCGGCGACGAGGATATAGACCTGCTGCTGGCTGAGCACGTCGTACTGGATGAGCCCGCGGACGACGCCCAGGAAGATCACCCAGGCGAAGGCGGCCTCGATGAGGACCTTCCAGCCGAGGTTCATGAACTGGTCGTAGCGCAGGCGCGGCAGGGCGCCGCGCAGCCAGAAGAAGCCGAAGACGACGAGCCACATCTTGGCCGTGAACCACAGCACCGGCCAGAAGCCCGTGTTGAACCAGGCCTCGCCCGGCTCGGCGCCGAACCAGCCGTCGCCGAGGAAGGGCAGCTCGAAGCCGGCCAGCGAGAACGGCGCGAGCGGCCACGGGGCCATCCAGCCGCCGAGGAACAGGGTGACCGCCAGGGCGGACACCGTGAACATGGCGACGTACTCGGCGAGGAAGAACAGCGCGAACTTCAGCGAGGAGTACTCGGTGTGGAACCCGCCGACGAGCTCGCCCTCGCCCTCGGGCAGGTCGAACGGGGCGCGGTTGGTCTCCCCGACGATGGCCACGAGGAACAGCAGGAAGCTCGGCAGCAGCGGGATGAACAGCCAGAGGTCGGTCTGCGCCTCGACGATGCGCGAGGTCGACATGGACCCGGTGTAGATGAACACGCCGACCAGGGCCAGGCCCATGATCAGCTCGTAGCTGATGACCTGGGCGGTCGAGCGCAGCCCGCCGAGCAGCGGGTAGGTCGAGCCGGACGACCAGCCGGCCAGGACGAGGCCGTACACCCCGACGCTGGCCGCGGCGAGGACGAAGAGCACCGACACCGGCACGTCCGTGACCTGCAGCGGGGTGGTGCGGCCGAAGACCGTGACCTCGGGCCCGAGCGGGATGACCGCGAAGGCGAGGAAGGCCGGCGCGACCGAGATCGCCGGGGCCAGGACGTAGATCAGCTTGTCCGCGCCCTCGGGGACGATGTCCTCCTTGAGGGCGAGCTTGACGCCGTCGGCGAGGCTCTGGAGCAGGCCGAACGGGCCGTGGCGGTTGGGCCCCGGCCGCTGCTGCATCCGGCCGAGGATGCGGCGCTCGGCCCAGATCGCCACGAGCACGTTGACGACGAGGAACGCGAACACGAGCACGGCCTTGATGAGGGCGACGAGCCAGGTGTCCTGCGAGAAGTCCGACGCCGGTCCCTCGAGCCCGCCGAGAGCGGCGGGCAGGGCCGTGAGCGGACCGGCGGGGTGGCTCACGCCTGGTCTCCTGTCACGAGCTGGTCGGGTGCGGGTGCAATTCCTACCAGGTCCCCGGCCCCTGCACCGAGACGCAGGCCCACCTCGCTGCGGCGCGAGCGGGTCGGGACCCAGACCACGCCGTCGACGACGGAGGGGTCGACGCGGACGGGGAGCACGAGCGCGCCCTGGCGGGTGGACACCTGGACGTGGCCGCCGTCGCGGACGCCGGTGCCGGCCGCGGTGGCCGGGGACAGCCGGGCGTGCGCACGGTGGGCGGTGCCGGCCAGGTAGGCCTCGCCGTCCTGGCCGCGGCCGGCGTCCAGGAGCAGGCGCCAGGTGGCGAGCACGGCCTGGCCGGGCCCGGGGGCCGTCGTGCGGCCGG includes:
- the nuoH gene encoding NADH-quinone oxidoreductase subunit NuoH — protein: MSHPAGPLTALPAALGGLEGPASDFSQDTWLVALIKAVLVFAFLVVNVLVAIWAERRILGRMQQRPGPNRHGPFGLLQSLADGVKLALKEDIVPEGADKLIYVLAPAISVAPAFLAFAVIPLGPEVTVFGRTTPLQVTDVPVSVLFVLAAASVGVYGLVLAGWSSGSTYPLLGGLRSTAQVISYELIMGLALVGVFIYTGSMSTSRIVEAQTDLWLFIPLLPSFLLFLVAIVGETNRAPFDLPEGEGELVGGFHTEYSSLKFALFFLAEYVAMFTVSALAVTLFLGGWMAPWPLAPFSLAGFELPFLGDGWFGAEPGEAWFNTGFWPVLWFTAKMWLVVFGFFWLRGALPRLRYDQFMNLGWKVLIEAAFAWVIFLGVVRGLIQYDVLSQQQVYILVAAVGLPLVVVVWFLGGKVVQDSTPPAGEVDPFAHGFPVPPLPGQTVTRSRGSLGGTPAPARREPVAVAAGPAPTSTEAADGAAARSTADQEATRG